A portion of the Syntrophales bacterium genome contains these proteins:
- a CDS encoding nitronate monooxygenase, with translation MLKTRITEMFGIEHPIVQGGMMWISRAELAAGVANAGGIGFMTALTFANPEDLRAEIRKCRNLTDKPFGVNLTFLPTLRPPDYPAYIKVCAEEGIKFLETAGRNPEPYMEQIKAAGIKVIHKCTSVRHAIKAEKIGCDAISIDGFEAAGHPGEDDVTSLILIPLTRDAIKIPFIASGGFADGRGLVAALALGADGMNMGTRFAATKETPMHINLKQAIVDHSELDTKLIMRTLKNTERVLNNEVARKVLEIEGRPGDTKIEDLIPLVSGLVGKQMLEEGDIEKGNFAIGLSMGLVKDIPSCKELLDGIMAEAEAIIKKRLPGLVC, from the coding sequence GCTTGCCGCGGGCGTCGCCAACGCCGGGGGCATCGGCTTCATGACCGCCCTGACCTTTGCGAACCCTGAAGACCTGCGCGCGGAAATCCGCAAATGCCGCAACCTGACCGACAAGCCTTTCGGCGTCAACCTGACCTTTCTGCCGACCCTGCGCCCCCCGGACTACCCCGCCTATATCAAGGTATGCGCCGAGGAGGGGATAAAATTCTTAGAGACCGCCGGCAGAAATCCTGAACCTTATATGGAACAGATCAAGGCCGCCGGGATCAAGGTGATCCACAAATGCACCTCGGTCCGTCATGCGATCAAGGCGGAGAAAATCGGCTGCGACGCGATCAGTATCGACGGCTTCGAGGCGGCCGGTCACCCGGGCGAGGACGATGTAACCTCTTTGATACTCATTCCACTGACACGAGACGCTATAAAAATCCCATTCATCGCCTCCGGCGGTTTTGCCGACGGCAGGGGTCTGGTGGCAGCATTGGCGCTGGGCGCCGACGGCATGAACATGGGGACGCGATTTGCGGCCACCAAGGAAACGCCGATGCATATCAACCTCAAACAGGCCATTGTTGACCACAGTGAACTCGATACAAAGCTGATCATGCGAACGCTGAAAAACACCGAACGGGTGCTCAACAACGAGGTCGCCCGGAAGGTGCTGGAGATCGAAGGCAGACCCGGGGATACAAAGATTGAAGACCTTATCCCCTTAGTCTCAGGGCTAGTGGGAAAACAGATGCTCGAAGAGGGAGACATCGAGAAGGGCAATTTCGCGATCGGGCTCAGCATGGGGCTGGTAAAAGACATCCCCTCCTGCAAGGAACTTTTAGACGGCATTATGGCCGAAGCCGAGGCCATAATCAAAAAGCGCCTGCCCGGCCTTGTTTGTTGA